The following nucleotide sequence is from Candidatus Latescibacter sp..
GTTAAGTCAATGCAATAAAGTTGGATTCATATTCCCCCCTTAACAAGGGGGGATGCCAAAGGCAGGGGGGATTTCTTTTTCCCGGCGAATAAAGATCCCCCCGCCGCTTGAGCGGCGACCCCCTTTTTAAGGGGGGAAAAAGAAAAAGAAACTCCAGCACCAGACATTATCTGATTGACTTAACACTAGTAAAATGAGAATGAAATGAACAATATAACAGTATTTACTTAAAAATAATAAAAAAGAGAGGGAAGTTTTTTACATCCCTCTCTCAAGATGGAAAAAGCACTGTCCTTTTATTACGTGCTATTTCTGAGTCTGATCTACATAAACAGTAAAGTCAAGTGGATATAATACATTAACCGGAAGGGCGGGACCTTTTACGATGTTTGTGCCTTCAAGCGGCATATTCTCGATTTTTTCGAATTTCAACGTCTTGATTACATCGAGAATGCAGTTCATGAAAGGTTCACTATTGATACCGGTCACCTCAACAACATTTTGTTTTGAAACAATTCCGCTGGGATCGATAGTGAACGAAACACCCATATGGCCCGGGCTTACCTGCCCCCTGCGGTATCTATCCAGGAAGCACTTTTCCATCTGGGATACATTTGCTTCAAGCATCTGGTTAATAGCACGGTTATTTCGGGCTGTATCATTGGTACGGGCATTAACCAACTGAGACGGGTCGGTCACCTTAACTCTGACTTTTTCCCGCTCCAATTCCGCCTGCCTCATTTCTCTCGTAACAGTCACCATATCAATCTTTCGATCGATATTGATGGAGATTGTTTTCGAATCTGAAGGGCGATTAAATGCATCGAAGCGGTAAACAACATCATTCAGAACCAGTGTAGCCCTTTTTACTTCCGGCCGCAACGGGTCAAAGGTTATCAAACCAGTGTAGCTGTCCCCGCGGAAGATTTCCCCCTCAAGTCCGAAGCTTTTGCCACGCACCATTCCGAGGCGCATCTCGTAGCGGTAGAATTCATTCCCGGACTGACCAAGCAACGTTCGATAATAATCCTCAAAACTCTTTCCGAATTTTGCAGAAGCGATATTTACCGTATATGCGTGGTACGTTTCACCGGTATCGGTAATGAGAACCGCATTGGTCGGATCCAGCCGCATCTTTGGAAAAGTTCTGTTGATCAAGGTCACGCTAAACACTGTAAATCGATTCGGTGTGTATCCAACATTAGGTTCAATCCAGTTTCCATAGGTATATGGATTTGTTGAATACTCCCCATTCCTCGATTCATCAGGGAAAAGGGCGTTCAATTCTGCTTCTTTCACGTATCTCACCACAACGCTTGAACCGCCCAGATCATAAATAAGTGCTCCTGTATCCTTATCCAGAGATTTTAAAGGATCTTTTTCCTCAAGATTGGGTACCAGATAAGAACTATATCTGATTTCAGGAGGATACAGGAAACAATTAGCCAGCACAAGCAGCGGTAAAACAAAGATACTGGAAATGATTATTTTCTTTCTTACACGTAAGGACATTTCCAATTCCACCTTCTGTTTAACAGTTTATGGATTTTAGTCTTTTTCCACACATTACTGGACAGCAGAGAAAATTTCCATCTTCTGCTGGGCGATGCCGCCGGCCTGGGTGAGGGCGAACACGATCATGTTCACTCCCATCTTGAGCTGCGGATCGTTATTGGTTACATCTTTCCATTTGAAGGCATACCCTTTGTCCGAGTAGATCGCCACCAGACGGTTGTCAATGGTGATCCCCTCCAGGTACAGCACCGGCTTGGACATGGTCATGCCGCGTGCCGTGTACCCCTGCAGGGCCGCTGAATCTGTGGTCACCATTTTATACATCTCAGATCCCTGGGGCGGACCGTCATTGAAATCGAAGAAACAATGGTATACCGGATGATCATTGGGAATAGGCAGAAATATTGCATCGGCCCCCAACGAATCCCGCAGCATCTGACGAAGCGAGGCTTCCGCCTGTCCGAACTCATACCAAGGTTCTCCGTTGTCGATTACTGCAAAACCTCCCTTGCGCAGATAATCCCCGAAAATCTTCCGCTCGATCTCGGTCAGCTCAAATGCCTGATCGGCGATTATATACACAAACGGCGTTTCGTAAATCTTCCGCGAATCCAGGAAGAGGTGGGCATCCACTTTGGCGTTGATATTGGTATGGCGGTTTACCGCCTCCACAAGCTGGATCACCGACCGCTTTAAAGTGTCGGGCGGCCTGAGCTGTGCGCCCCATGCCGTGCCGATATAGATAAAGCCTTTGATGTTCTGCTTGTTGTTCGGGTCCTGAATCACCATCGCCTTGTACTGGCCGGTGTCCAGGTCATCGAGCGAGATCATCTCCTCCTTCATCGAAATCGTCTTCTCAGGCTCACGGGTAGCGGTCATCTGGATGTTGAGTGCCTGGGGCACAAACACTTCCTGCCCCACATCCATCTTCATTTCCGTGGTGTAATCAAATGTCGCCACCGTCCCCATCAAATCCGTGGTCTGGATGGACTTGGTCTGAATATCGGC
It contains:
- a CDS encoding AgmX/PglI C-terminal domain-containing protein is translated as MELEMSLRVRKKIIISSIFVLPLLVLANCFLYPPEIRYSSYLVPNLEEKDPLKSLDKDTGALIYDLGGSSVVVRYVKEAELNALFPDESRNGEYSTNPYTYGNWIEPNVGYTPNRFTVFSVTLINRTFPKMRLDPTNAVLITDTGETYHAYTVNIASAKFGKSFEDYYRTLLGQSGNEFYRYEMRLGMVRGKSFGLEGEIFRGDSYTGLITFDPLRPEVKRATLVLNDVVYRFDAFNRPSDSKTISINIDRKIDMVTVTREMRQAELEREKVRVKVTDPSQLVNARTNDTARNNRAINQMLEANVSQMEKCFLDRYRRGQVSPGHMGVSFTIDPSGIVSKQNVVEVTGINSEPFMNCILDVIKTLKFEKIENMPLEGTNIVKGPALPVNVLYPLDFTVYVDQTQK
- a CDS encoding DUF4159 domain-containing protein, whose translation is MQEQFKSRFSGFSDVIDMEKLEKETQRLFYLGLLLSISMFAASASFFMFKKTEVKVVKPPSMELVIRRPRMTKAFEFKKKRVAQRIMQRREIEQRKPTADIQTKSIQTTDLMGTVATFDYTTEMKMDVGQEVFVPQALNIQMTATREPEKTISMKEEMISLDDLDTGQYKAMVIQDPNNKQNIKGFIYIGTAWGAQLRPPDTLKRSVIQLVEAVNRHTNINAKVDAHLFLDSRKIYETPFVYIIADQAFELTEIERKIFGDYLRKGGFAVIDNGEPWYEFGQAEASLRQMLRDSLGADAIFLPIPNDHPVYHCFFDFNDGPPQGSEMYKMVTTDSAALQGYTARGMTMSKPVLYLEGITIDNRLVAIYSDKGYAFKWKDVTNNDPQLKMGVNMIVFALTQAGGIAQQKMEIFSAVQ